Genomic window (Paenibacillus sp. PK3_47):
GGTTGGTGGAACGGCTTCCCTCGTAAGAGATGTTGCCTACTGATTCAAAATAAGCCATTTGTAAAATCCTCCTCGGTATTGTGCTTCGCCCGCAAGCGTTTACAGCATCATCTTAACACATCTTTCTGACTTTGTATATTGGTTAAACAAAGTTTTACAAACTTTTTATTTTGTCAATTTATGATATAAACTCCCCCTCCGCCCCATACCCTATTCACGCTGGCATAGAGCCGGGCTGACCTCTTTCCTGCACCCCCTGTTGCATTTTGCTCCACATCATTCTAGACTAAATGGCATACTGTTTTATGAGAACGTTATCAACAAAAGGAAGTGTAATGTGTGAAAGTAACCGGTGATCAGGCGCTGGTCAAAAAAATCAACAAGTCGCTTATTTTACATACCATCCGTACCCATTCCCCTGTCTCACGGGCCTCACTCTCAAGTATGACCGGCCTCAACAAAGCCACTGTATCCAACCTTGTGGGCGAGCTGTGCAGCCAGGAGCTGCTGACCGAAGCAGGGCCCGGGGAATCCAGCGGCGGCCGCAAGCCGCTGATGCTGCACTTCAACCACATGGCCGGCAGTGTAATCGGTATAGAGCTGCGCGTCAAACAGCTGACTGCAGTCCTGTGCGATCTGGGGGGCGGTATTCTTCAGGAACGGGAGGCACTGCTGGACACGCACAGCCTCCCTTATGTGCTGGAGCAAATGAAAGGCATGATTACAGAGTTGATTGCAGAGGCTCCCCCTTCCCCTTATGGCATAGTGGGCATAGGTGTAGGGGTTCCGGGGATGGTTGACGAGAACGGGGTCGTGCTGTTCGCACCCAACTTAGGCTGGGAAATGGTCGATCTGCGGGGAATTCTGGAAAATACCTTTGAAGTGCCGGTGACCATCGACAACGAGGCCAATGCCGGAGCGCAGGGTGAGCTGAGCTTCGGCGCAGCCCGCGGCGTCCGCCATCTGCTGTACATCAGCGCAGGCTCCGGTATCGGTTCCGGAATCATTATCGGAGGCGAGCTGTACAAGGGGGCCCGCGGGTACGCAGGGGAAACGGGCCACATGACGATCGAAGCGGACGGAACACCCTGCAGCTGCGGCAGCCGCGGCTGCTGGGAGCTGTATGCGTCGGAAAAAACCTATGATAATGCCGGCCTCTCATTACCGGCACGCACAACGCCTGAGCTTGTACAGTATGCGCGGAACGGGCAGGAGGATACGCTTCGCCATTTCGCCTCTATGGGGGAATCTCTGGGGATCGGGGTGACGAACCTGATTAACAGCTTTAACCCGGAGCTGATCGTCATCGGGGGCGCCTTATCCGAGGCTGAGCCGTGGCTTGGCGGGCCGCTCCGGAAGGTCGTAGCCGAACGCACGCTGCCCTATCACAAACAGCAGCTGGAAATTACTTTTTCCAGGCTAGGCAGCCGCGGAACGATGATCGGCGCGGGCTTCTCGGCGGTGATGCATTTTCTCGGCAATATCCGCGTAACCCTGTAGACTTCATAATGCTCAGGCAAAAGCCTTCATTTGGCTTCGCCAATCCGGGACCGCCAGCCATAACAGGATCGACAAACAATTGACGTAAAATAGACGTATTATAGTCCTTCAAGGTGCAGAAAAGACAGCCGCAATCCTATATAATTAAGGTCACAAGTGTGATAAATGTCACCATCACCCCTTCATCTGAAAGTGAGAGTGAGTCCATGACCTATGTTGATACGTCTGATATTTCGGCGCAGATGTTCATCGCTGTGCTGCTGCTGCTGCTCATCATTGCCCCTCTGGTCAGCTTAGGTGTGCTGCGTCTGTTCCAGTCCAGAAAGAAATCAGGATTCATGCTTATTTCCAGCGGTATTGCTGTATATGCTGTTTTTCAGGTCGTTATGTCTTTTACCCAGGCGTAGGCTGTTTAAGACTTACTTGATCCTGCCCATACACAATTTAGCCCTTGCCTGTGAACAGACATGACTGCTGATGCTGCGCAAGCTGCCGGCAGGTTCACAGGCTGGCCTCTTCGGAGCGGCTTAACGGCAGAATGCACTGGAATCTCTCTACTCCCGGATATTTTTCTCCCAGGCTCGTAACGCTGAACCCGGCCTTTTTATAGAATACGACGGCTTCATGGTCAGTCTCCGCCTTTAAGGCCCCTTTCCCCCAGGCCCGGGCAATCTCCTCAATCATCCCGCTTCCCAGCCGTTTATGGCGCCACTTGGCTTTGACGACAAAATGCCTGATCACGAGATCCTCACCGGAGCTGCACAGTCCGGCCAGGCCGGCCAGCTCGCCGTTTACGAAGCTTCCGAATAACCTCATTGAATCATCCTGCAGATAGCTTTGCACTTCCTCCTCTACCCGCTCTTCTCCGGCCCGCATACATTCAGCGAGCAGAGCTTTCACGGCTTCGGTATCCCAATAATTTTTCAGACTGATTAACACTTGTACGCAGCAACCTTTCATTGGTAAATATGATGAGCGGCCAGTCGGACCGGGCAAAACTAAAGACCGCTTCCGTCGCGGAAGCGGCCCTCTATTCATATTTTGTCAAAAGAAAATGTATTATACCGCAGCCAGGGCTTTGGCGAATTGTGTTTTGTTCATCCCTACGATTTTGAAATCACCGATCAGGGTGACAGGCACAGCTCTCATCCCCATATCCCAGACCTGCTGGGCAAAATCATCGTTCTGTTCAATATTGCGCTCTTCGAAGGGAATCCCCTTCTCGCTCAGGAAGCTTTTCACCTGGCGGCAATGCGGACAATTGGTCGACGTATATACAATTACATTTTCCATAGCGGAACCTCCCGAATTTTATGCAAAACCTGCCCTGCAGATTCTGTCAGCTGCTTTTAATTGTAGCATCAGAACGGCTCTGCTTCCAGGCGGAAGGTTACAGCATAACTGCGCTGTGTTCCAGACTTTCAATATATTTCTCGGCATCCATAGCCGCCATACAGCCGCTGCCCGCAGCCGTGATTGCCTGTCTGTAACGTGTATCCTGCACGTCGCCGCATGCGAACACGCCCGGAATATTAGTCTCGGAGGTACCTGGATTCGTAACGATATACCCATTGGCATCCGTAGTGATCTGTCCGCCCAGGAAGGCTGTATTAGGGTGATGGCCGACCGCTACGAATACACCGCTGGCCTCAATAAATTCTTCCTGTCCGGTCTCATTGTTGAGCACCTTCAGCCCGCTTACACCGCGCTCGCCTGAAGTCACTTCGATTGGCGTACGGTTCAGGCTCCAGCTCACTTTGTTGTTATCACGTACACGGTCCTGCATGATCTTGGAAGCACGCAGCTCACCGCGGCGGTGCACCAGCGTTACTTTGGATGCAAAACGGGTCAGGAAGCCCGCCTCTTCAAGCGCGGAATCACCGCCTCCGACAACGATGATCTCTTTGCCCCGGAAGAAAAAGCCGTCGCAGGTTGCACAAGTGCTGACACCGCGGCCGATGTTATCCTGTTCGCCGGGAATGCCCAGATACTTGGCAGTAGCGCCAGTGGACAGAATCAGTGTATCTGTAGTGAGCGCACCCATTCCTTCCACATTCAGCTTGAACGGACGTCCGCCCAGCTCTACGCTGTTCACCCATCCGGTAACGAATTTGGCTCCAAAACGCTCAGCCTGCTTGCGCATATTATCCATCAGCTCAGGACCCATAATGCCCTCAGGGAATCCGGGGAAGTTCTCGATTTCCGTAGTCGTGGTGAGCTGGCCCCCGGGTTGGGGTCCTTCAATGACCAGCGGATTCAGATTCGCACGGGCCAGGTAGATAGCAGCAGTCAGTCCGGCCGGTCCGGTACCAACAATAATGGATTTATACATGACTTTATCCTCCTTGAGTAGGGCGGTTAAGGTGCCGACTCTTAATTAAAATTATTATAATGTAGTCTCATTATGATGACCCCAAGGGAATATGTCAATATGCCAGACTCCTGCAAAGAGACTTTTTTTGTGAACAATTCAATTTTAAGCAATTTAATATTCAGCGGAAGGGTTTGCCCTGCCGGTTTGTATTTTTCAGCGCAAAAGACGCAGTCCGTTAAGAATGACCAGAATGGTGCTGCCCTCATGGCCAACCACGCCAAACGGAAGTGCGATCCCCTGTACAAAGTTGCTGATCATCAGCGCAGCAATGACGGTCACCGCAAAAATCATGTTCTGCTTCACGATCCGCTGTGTGCGGCGGGCCAGTGCTATGGTGGAAGCAATCTCTTCAATATTATCATTCATCAGCACAACATCGGCAATTTCCAGTGCTGCACCGCTGCCCTTCATGCCCATTCCCATGCCCACGGTCGCCGCTGCCAGTGCAGGAGCATCATTCACACCGTCGCCAACCATAATGACCTGGCCGTATTGTTCACGCAGCGCCTGAATCCGCGTTACTTTATCCTCCGGTAAAAGACCGGCAAACACGTAGTCGGCTCCCGTCTGGGCAGCTATTGCATTTGCGGCTACCGCCCGGTCACCGGTCAGCATCGCTACCTTAAGCCCAAGCTTCTGCAGCTTGCGCACCGCATCCGCAGCCTGCGGCCGCACCGTATCCTCCAGTGCAATCATCCCGGCAATGCGCTCTCCTTCAAGGATCAATGACACTGTTTTGCCCGCTTCCTCAAACTCTCTGCGCAGCGTTCTCCAATGCTCCAGCTCTTCCGCCGCATCCCCGGCCTCTGCTTCATCAAGAATATTGGTTTTCCCGATCCGCCACAGAGTCCCGTCAATCTGTCCTTCGATCCCCCAGCCGGTTACCGCCCGGCTCTCCTGAACACTGCGCAGCTCCGCGCCCTCCTCTTCGGCCAGACGGACTACCGCCTCCGCGAGCGGGTGACGGGACAGCGCCTCAACCGATGCACTGGCTGCCAGCAGTTCATGCCGGTTATAGCCCGGGCCAGCGATAAAATCAGTTACCCGGGGAACCCCTTCGGTCAATGTGCCTGTTTTGTCAAAGGCAACCACGGACACTTTAGCCATGTTCTCCAAATGGACCCCTCCTTTAAAAAGGATCCCTTTCCGCGCACTTTTGGAGATTGCTGACAGCATGGCCGGCATAATGGACGATACGAGAGCGCACGGGGAAGCAACGACAAGAAAAACCATAGCCTTGTAAAAGGTATCACTCCAGCTCCAGCCCAGCAGGAAAGGCGGCAGCACAATCAGGCCCGCAGTTGCCGCTACGACGACCCGGGCATACACCGATTCCAGACGTTTAATGAAACGCTGTGAATCCGGCACCTCGGTTTCCGCTTCCTCGACCATCCGGATGATTTTTGCAAAAAGCGTGTTCTCTGCTGCAGTCGTAACTTCGACATAAAGCGGACCTTCACCGTTGACGGTGCCTGCGTATACTTCGCTTCCGGCCATTTTATCAACCGGCAGCGGCTCCCCTGTGATGGAAGACTGGTCCACTGCCGATTCGCCGCGGTACACCCTGCCGTCAGCCGGAATCAGCTCGCCCGGACGGACGAGCAGCAGGTCGCCGGGGGCGAGCTGACCAATCTCTACCTCATTCATTACGCCCTGCTCAATCCGTACTGCAGTGGCAGGCTTCAAAGCGAGCAGCGCAGAAATATCCTTGGTGCTGCGCTCCATCGTGTAGCTCTCCAGCGCTCCGCTCAGCGCGAAGATAAAGATCAGCATCGCTCCTTCATTCCAGTAGCCGATGGAGGCTGCGCCCAGTGCTGCCGCGATCATCAGCAGATTGACGTCGAGCTCGCGTTCCTTAATAAGTGTCTCCACGCCTTCCTTGGCTTTGATCCAGCCGCCTAGGGTGTAGGAAATCACATAAAGCAGCACCGAGATGACTTCGGACCAGCCGCTGACAGCCCAGGCGATCAGCATCAGCAGCCCGCTGCCGAGAGCCGCCTGCATTTCAGTATTGCCGAGCATGGCCCGTGGATCAAAACGGCGCGGCTCCGGGATACGCGGCTGCTGCGCGCCGCCCTGGCGCGCGATGGATCCCTGCATAGATTTGGATGATGCTTGCATAAATAATCACCTTCCTGATGGTTTGTTGCCCCCCCTCCCGGCCGGTTACGGCGGGAAAGGACTGGCTTACTGAGAATGAGAGCCATTATTAAAGCCCTTAAAATGACACATGCTGCCCCGGCTCAGCCGGGACAGCATGTTAATGAGAATGATAATCATTGTTTCTATTAGGCAAATAAATTTCCTCAGTGCAACTTATAGCTCTACTATACCACTTTAATTTGTAATGTAAAGCCGGAGACAGGCTGAAATTTTAATATTGGGCGTTTGGCTGGTGCTGACCGGCGGAGCCGGCTATTGTATCGTAATCCGGCCTTCGTGCTTGCCGGCTGCACTCAGGGGATTGTGGCAGCCCAGAGGGTAAAGCGGATGAAAGTACCGGGATATGGGATCAGCTAAATAGCTGTATGAGTGAACTAAGGAGACTGATCTGGTGAAGGAAGAAGTTAATCTGATGAACAGAGGATCGAAAGTTTGCTTGGCAAAGAGATTAGTCTGATGAATAGAGGTGTTAAATGTGCTGGAGCAAGGAGGTTAATCTGATGAATAAAGGAGTTAAATGTGCTAGAGCAAGGAGGTGAATCTGAACAAAGGGAAATTGAATGTGCAGGACCAAGGAGATTAATCGGATGAACAAAGGAGTTAAATGTGCTAGAGCAAGGAGGTGAATCTGATGAACAAAGGAGTTAGATTTGCTGGAGCAAGGAGATTAGTCCGAATGAGCAAAGGAGTTAGATTTGTTGGAGCAAGGAGATTAGTCCGAATGAACAAAGGAGTTAAATCTGCTGGATCAAGGAGATTAATCCCATGAACAAAGGAGTTAAATCTGCTGGATCAAGGAGATTAATCCTATGAACAAAGGAGTTAGATCTGCTGGATCAAGAGATTAATCCCATGAACAAAGGAGTTAAATCTGCTCGCCGCCTGGATTTAATTGATGTTCTACTGGGATGTTTGTAAGCTGGGCAACATTTCCTAGTTCAGCTTAAATTGGCTTTGCGCATTTAGCTTAACCGGCAATCTACGTATTGGCTCCTAAACACTGTTTGAACCAACGCTGTCTGGGCAAGACCCGCCGCCGGTTCTAACAGTATATTGGGCACAGTTAGTACAGCTGTTCTTATTGCGGGAAATTTGTAGTTGTATGCTCCTGCACCTGTTGATTAGCCGTCAGAGAGAAAATTAGTCTAAGAGCGTCAGAAGCGTGACAGAGCAAGCTAAGTGGAATTTCTCCATTTAATTCTCCGAAAATTGCTGGTATTACAAAACTTATTGGAAAAACTCCACTTAAATGCGCTGAATGAGTCTGTAAAGGCCATTATCCACCCGATTAGCTGGAGTATTTCCACCTAAAGCTAATGAATGATCAAAAAGGACCCAATTAAATGGAGAAAATCCAACTAAGCTCTGTAGCCTCTAGCATTCTCACTGTTGCAGACTTTGCCCGTAGTTAAACGCTATGCGCTCTCATTTATTTGCGGCGTATCCAAAAAGCAGGACATTTAATAAGTTCAATCAACGGAAATAATGCGCCTGAACGTAGTAATCACTATAAGAGTCCCAAGGTTAGCGAAGTTATGAAGCTATAATGAGTTTCCTTCAACCCCGGTCCACTGAAGCATCGCTACTAGTCCAACTTTTATCGAGCAGTTATCCAACAAGCGGTTCATGGGACGCGAAAAAGCAGACCAACCTTCCCCCATCTTATGGGAGGAGGTGCTGGTCTGCTTAGTATTGCCGCAAAAATATACTCATTGGTGCTCCATTCACGGGAGCCCCGCTTAAGGGCGCAACTTGGTATGAGAAGGTTAAGCAGATGGTGTTATCGGACTGTACAACCGGTAAACTTAAGGGGCCCAGGTCAGCATATTATGCTGCATTTAGCAGGCAACTCCCACGCTGCCTGCAAGGCGGCGGCTGCCCTGCCGGTCACTGCCATCCGCCGGCGGCAGGTTCAATGTTGTCCTGCCGGGCCATCCAGGTCAGGCAGGCCGCCCTGAGCAGCGCTTCAGTCCGCTGTTCTGCGCTGCAGAAGATCCCGCTCATGCCGATCCGGTACAGATCGGCCAGCTCACTCGCCGCCGCCGGGCCCGCGGCGAGCACCACCGCCGCCGGCTTCACGCGCTGCACGGCGGCCAAAATCTCCGCCGCCGCGGACGCGAAGCTCCCGCCGGCAGGCTCCTCCGGCGCGGGCCAGCCCGCCGCGCCGTCCAGCACAAGGAAATCGGCGATACGCGCGATTTCCCCCGCGGCGGCGTGCCGCACATCCGGGGCGAGCATCGCCCCGGTGCGGCACGCTGCCGCGTAAGCGTGGCCGAGGGTCTGCTCGGCCACGTCCTCGATGAATTCGCGCTGTGCCGCGAATTCGGCTGCGCTGGCGGGATAAGGCGCCAGCAGATCCACGCGGCTGTCGCCGCCCTGCCGGTGGTGCTCCGCCACCGCGGCGAACAGCGCCTCAAGCTGCGCGTCCTGCAGCGCAGCCAGCTTTGCCGGAGCGCCGGCCAGCTCCGGCGTATAGATCAGGGTGACGGCGGCCCAGGCCCCGTCGCCTGATTCCAGCAGCCCGGCTGCAGCAGCACGCAGCCGGTAGTAGATCCGCTGCAGGATACGTTCCTCCAGCAGCGGATCCGCAGCCGACAGCCAGCTGTCATACAGACCGGTGAGTTCCGGGGTCAGCAGCCACTCCTCACTGCGGATCAGGCAGGGACCGGCCGGATAAGCCCCCTCCTCACGGAAGGACGTCCGGACCTCCTGGCCCTCGCGCAGCACCAGAAAAGCAGGGCGTTCCCCGGGCCGTCTAAAATAAGTCCTGTCCGGCACCTCCGTTTCCCTGCGGGGCTCCTCGCCCGCAATAAATTCCGCAGCAGCAGAAGCCACCGATGCAGCCTGGCTCATCTCCACGCCTACCGCCCGATTAACGGCATTATACGTAAACGGGCGCTCCTCATTGCTCCGAACAAGATCCTGCTGCTGTTCACCCTTCATCACCGCACCCACCTTTTTGGACTTTGATATGCTGCCGGCATCCGCTTTGCTGCCTAAGGACACCGCTGCGTAACCTCTTTCAATTTATAAATACGGGAGCACTCCATGAAATATGCAAGCGGTGTCAACAGAGTCAAATATTTACGGATTACGAAGAGCAGATGCTGCCGCCAAGTGCGGCTTGATTTTAAGGAGTATGCTGCCGGAGGGGGCTATATTCAGCTATTATGTTCACCTGGCTGTCCTTCAGTTCAGCACCTAAAAAGGCCGTCTGGCCATGCACGCCGTTCTTCATCAGAAGAGATGCCGTACAGGCCAGAGGCCCGGATGTATTAGGTATGATATCTTCTGCCCTTACTGCTGGCTGGCCGCAATGGCCTGCTCCAGATCATACAGAATGTCGTCAATGGACTCCGTTCCGATGGACAGGCGCAGCAGTTCAGGATTTACTCCGGCTGCGGCCTGCTCTTCAGCAGACAGCTGCTGGTGCGTAGTGCTTGCCGGATGGATAATCAGCGATTTGGAATCCCCCACATTCGCCAAGTGGGAGAACAGCTTCACATTCTCGATCAGCTTTACGCCCGCTGCGGCTCCGCCTTTGATTCCAAAGGTAAGAATCGCTCCCTGGCCCTTCGGCAAATATTTCTGTGCCAGCTGATAGGACGGATGGCTTGGCAGGCCGGCATAGCTGACCCATTCCACATCCTTATGAGCCTCCAGGTACTGCGCGACCTTAAGCGCATTCTGGCTGTGGCGCTCCAGCCGCAGATGCAGAGTCTCCAGTCCCTGCAGCAAGAGCCAGGAGTTGAAAGGAGAAATCGCCGCGCCCAAGTCACGCAGCAGCTGTACGCGGGCCTTGATGATATAGGCAATCGGCCCCACAGCTTCTGTATACACTACTCCGTGATAGCTTGGATCCGGCTCCGTCAGCCCCGGGAACTTACCGCTGGCTTTCCAGTCAAACTTGCCGCCGTCTACGATGACCCCGCCGATGGAGGTGCCGTGGCCGCCGATAAATTTGGTGGCAGAATGCACCACAATATCCGCTCCATGTTCAATCGGACGCAGCAGATACGGGCTCGGGAATGTATTATCCACAATTAGCGGAATGCCGTGTTCATGGGCGATGGCTGCCACCGCTTCAATATCCAGCACATTGCCCTGCGGATTGCCGATGGTCTCGGCATACAGCGCCTTCGTCTTGTCCGTAATCGCACTTCTAAAATTCTCCGGATGATCGGAGTTCACAAAATTTACCTTGATGCCCAGCTTGGGCAGTGTAGTGGAGAACAGATTGTAAGTCCCGCCGTAGAGACTTGCCGAGGAGACAATTTCGTCCCCTGCACCGGCAATATTCAGCAGGGAAAAGGTAATAGCCGCTTGCCCTG
Coding sequences:
- a CDS encoding GNAT family N-acetyltransferase, translated to MLISLKNYWDTEAVKALLAECMRAGEERVEEEVQSYLQDDSMRLFGSFVNGELAGLAGLCSSGEDLVIRHFVVKAKWRHKRLGSGMIEEIARAWGKGALKAETDHEAVVFYKKAGFSVTSLGEKYPGVERFQCILPLSRSEEASL
- a CDS encoding heavy metal translocating P-type ATPase, coding for MQGSIARQGGAQQPRIPEPRRFDPRAMLGNTEMQAALGSGLLMLIAWAVSGWSEVISVLLYVISYTLGGWIKAKEGVETLIKERELDVNLLMIAAALGAASIGYWNEGAMLIFIFALSGALESYTMERSTKDISALLALKPATAVRIEQGVMNEVEIGQLAPGDLLLVRPGELIPADGRVYRGESAVDQSSITGEPLPVDKMAGSEVYAGTVNGEGPLYVEVTTAAENTLFAKIIRMVEEAETEVPDSQRFIKRLESVYARVVVAATAGLIVLPPFLLGWSWSDTFYKAMVFLVVASPCALVSSIMPAMLSAISKSARKGILFKGGVHLENMAKVSVVAFDKTGTLTEGVPRVTDFIAGPGYNRHELLAASASVEALSRHPLAEAVVRLAEEEGAELRSVQESRAVTGWGIEGQIDGTLWRIGKTNILDEAEAGDAAEELEHWRTLRREFEEAGKTVSLILEGERIAGMIALEDTVRPQAADAVRKLQKLGLKVAMLTGDRAVAANAIAAQTGADYVFAGLLPEDKVTRIQALREQYGQVIMVGDGVNDAPALAAATVGMGMGMKGSGAALEIADVVLMNDNIEEIASTIALARRTQRIVKQNMIFAVTVIAALMISNFVQGIALPFGVVGHEGSTILVILNGLRLLR
- the trxB gene encoding thioredoxin-disulfide reductase, producing the protein MYKSIIVGTGPAGLTAAIYLARANLNPLVIEGPQPGGQLTTTTEIENFPGFPEGIMGPELMDNMRKQAERFGAKFVTGWVNSVELGGRPFKLNVEGMGALTTDTLILSTGATAKYLGIPGEQDNIGRGVSTCATCDGFFFRGKEIIVVGGGDSALEEAGFLTRFASKVTLVHRRGELRASKIMQDRVRDNNKVSWSLNRTPIEVTSGERGVSGLKVLNNETGQEEFIEASGVFVAVGHHPNTAFLGGQITTDANGYIVTNPGTSETNIPGVFACGDVQDTRYRQAITAAGSGCMAAMDAEKYIESLEHSAVML
- a CDS encoding homocysteine synthase — its product is MSEDRKLSFETLAVHAGQEIDPTTLSRAVPLYQTTSYGFRDAEHAANLFSLKEFGNIYTRLMNPTTDVFEQRIAALEGGAGALATASGQAAITFSLLNIAGAGDEIVSSASLYGGTYNLFSTTLPKLGIKVNFVNSDHPENFRSAITDKTKALYAETIGNPQGNVLDIEAVAAIAHEHGIPLIVDNTFPSPYLLRPIEHGADIVVHSATKFIGGHGTSIGGVIVDGGKFDWKASGKFPGLTEPDPSYHGVVYTEAVGPIAYIIKARVQLLRDLGAAISPFNSWLLLQGLETLHLRLERHSQNALKVAQYLEAHKDVEWVSYAGLPSHPSYQLAQKYLPKGQGAILTFGIKGGAAAGVKLIENVKLFSHLANVGDSKSLIIHPASTTHQQLSAEEQAAAGVNPELLRLSIGTESIDDILYDLEQAIAASQQ
- a CDS encoding glutaredoxin family protein codes for the protein MENVIVYTSTNCPHCRQVKSFLSEKGIPFEERNIEQNDDFAQQVWDMGMRAVPVTLIGDFKIVGMNKTQFAKALAAV
- a CDS encoding ROK family transcriptional regulator codes for the protein MKVTGDQALVKKINKSLILHTIRTHSPVSRASLSSMTGLNKATVSNLVGELCSQELLTEAGPGESSGGRKPLMLHFNHMAGSVIGIELRVKQLTAVLCDLGGGILQEREALLDTHSLPYVLEQMKGMITELIAEAPPSPYGIVGIGVGVPGMVDENGVVLFAPNLGWEMVDLRGILENTFEVPVTIDNEANAGAQGELSFGAARGVRHLLYISAGSGIGSGIIIGGELYKGARGYAGETGHMTIEADGTPCSCGSRGCWELYASEKTYDNAGLSLPARTTPELVQYARNGQEDTLRHFASMGESLGIGVTNLINSFNPELIVIGGALSEAEPWLGGPLRKVVAERTLPYHKQQLEITFSRLGSRGTMIGAGFSAVMHFLGNIRVTL